Proteins found in one Hyla sarda isolate aHylSar1 chromosome 7, aHylSar1.hap1, whole genome shotgun sequence genomic segment:
- the SLC16A9 gene encoding monocarboxylate transporter 9, which yields MTHQKPPDGGWGWIIVLASFFIQFLCYGSPLSVGVLYVEWLDVFDEGKGKTAWVGSLAAGVGLLASPLCSASVSSFGARPVTIFSSFLVAGGLIISSFAPNVYFLYFSYGFMVGFGCGLLYTATVTITCQYFEKRRGLALGIVSTGSSVGTFVYACLQKELISIYGIDGCLLIIGALALNILACGIVMRPLPQLPEATEEKPCLQTVPDAYLIYHEKDKTQEENIGMLEKEKSNEANGNCCTQEEPPQSNNGIMVQFDTMKDKCKNKVKEKENCKQLVKNKCHSYLDYWEDTINLFKNKVFAALFINILLFDIGGFPPSLLMEDVAKSANIDKKDMIVPLVFILGIMMAVGKLVLGILADFKWINSLYLYVFTLIIAGLAVVAVPFAKTYATLAIISGTIGFFSGNWSIFPYVTTNTVGLDKLTHAYGILMFFAGAGNCLGPPIVGWFFDWTESYDIAFYFCGTCVILGALGMLLVALPFWKDCKTKKLEPSPKSYSYKVASAV from the exons ATGACGCACCAGAAGCCACCCGATGGAGGATGGGGCTGGATTATTGTCTTGGCCTCCTTCTTTATTCAGTTCTTGTGCTATGGTTCTCCTCTTTCCGTTGGAGTCCTATATGTAGAATGGTTAGACGTCTTTGATGAAGGAAAAGGAAAGACCGCATGGGTTGGGTCTCTGGCAGCTGGAGTTGGTTTACTCGCAA GTCCTTTGTGCAGTGCCAGTGTCTCTTCTTTTGGTGCCCGTCCGGTTACCATCTTCAGCAGCTTCTTGGTGGCTGGGGGGTTAATTATAAGCAGCTTTGCTCCCAATGTCTACTTCTTGTATTTCTCATATGGCTTTATGGTTG GTTTTGGATGTGGCTTATTGTACACGGCCACCGTGACCATCACTTGTCAGTACTTTGAAAAACGGAGAGGACTCGCTCTTGGGATTGTCTCTACAG GATCCAGTGTTGGCACCTTTGTATATGCATGTCTACAGAAGGAGCTGATTTCCATCTACGGAATAGATGGCTGTTTGCTTATTATTGGAGCATTGGCATTAAATATATTGGCATGTGGCATCGTAATGAGGCCCTTACCACAGTTACCTGAGGCTACAGAGGAAAAGCCTTGTTTGCAGACTGTTCCTGATGCCTACCTCATATACCATGAAAAAGACAAGACACAAGAAGAAAATATTGGGATGCTTGAAAAGGAGAAATCCAATGAAGCCAATGGGAACTGCTGCACTCAGGAAGAACCCCCCCAGAGTAATAATGGAATTATGGTTCAATTTGACACAATGAAGGACAAGTGTAAAAACAAAGTCAAAGAGAAAGAAAACTGCAAACAGTTGGTTAAAAACAAGTGCCATTCATACCTAGACTACTGGGAAGACACCATAAACCTGTTCAAAAACAAAGTATTTGCTGCACTTTTCATCAACATTTTGTTATTTGACATTGGAGGATTTCCCCCAAGCCTTTTGATGGAAGATGTAGCTAAAAGTGCCAATATTGATAAAAAGGACATGATAGTGCCCCTAGTGTTCATCCTTGGCATCATGATGGCTGTTGGAAAGCTTGTTTTAGGAATCCTTGCTGATTTTAAATGGATTAATTCATTGTATCTATATGTATTCACTTTAATAATTGCAGGCTTGGCAGTAGTTGCAGTTCCTTTTGCCAAGACATATGCCACCTTGGCTATTATTTCTGGAACAAtaggttttttttctgggaaCTGGTCAATATTTCCTTATGTAACAACAAACACGGTTGGGTTGGATAAGCTCACTCATGCCTATGGAATTCTGATGTTCTTTGCTGGTGCTGGAAACTGCCTAGGACCACCTATTGTGG gttgGTTTTTTGACTGGACAGAGTCTTATGATATAGCCTTCTATTTCTGTGGAACATGTGTCATCCTGGGAGCTCTGGGCATGCTTCTTGTGGCACTACCATTTTGGAAGGactgtaaaacaaaaaagttgGAACCATCTCCAAAGAGTTACTCTTATAAAGTAGCTTCAGCTGTTTGA